Proteins from a genomic interval of Blastopirellula retiformator:
- a CDS encoding molybdenum cofactor biosynthesis protein MoaE, whose product MASLTHDTIDLQAMYDLVATPTAGAIVTFSGVTRQLTAGRETESLDYEAYGEMALAKLNQLEQTAQQRWPIEKCAITHRLGHLEIGEASVVVAVSSAHRAASFEAGKWLIDTLKEEVPIWKRENWSDGSTDWVHPGLPTGDAS is encoded by the coding sequence GTGGCGAGCCTAACCCACGACACGATCGATCTTCAGGCGATGTACGACCTGGTCGCCACGCCGACAGCCGGCGCTATCGTCACCTTCAGCGGCGTCACCCGTCAACTGACCGCCGGGCGTGAGACCGAGTCGCTCGATTACGAGGCGTATGGCGAAATGGCGCTCGCTAAGCTCAACCAGTTAGAGCAAACCGCCCAACAGCGCTGGCCGATCGAAAAGTGTGCGATCACGCATCGGCTGGGGCATCTCGAAATTGGCGAGGCGAGCGTCGTCGTCGCCGTTAGTTCGGCCCATCGCGCCGCTTCTTTTGAGGCGGGCAAGTGGCTGATCGATACGCTCAAAGAAGAGGTGCCGATCTGGAAACGCGAGAACTGGAGTGACGGCAGTACCGATTGGGTCCATCCTGGTTTACCGACGGGAGACGCCTCATGA
- a CDS encoding MoaD/ThiS family protein, whose product MRVCVKLFAAVRDIAGDEKIELEVSENADVTEIRAAMIARWPKLEPYAPFLNFAVNQTYATAATRVAAADEIACIPPVSGG is encoded by the coding sequence GTGAGAGTTTGCGTCAAATTGTTCGCCGCGGTGCGTGATATCGCCGGTGACGAGAAAATTGAATTGGAAGTATCGGAAAACGCCGATGTCACCGAGATCCGCGCGGCAATGATCGCCCGCTGGCCGAAGCTGGAGCCGTACGCTCCGTTTTTGAATTTCGCCGTCAATCAAACCTATGCGACGGCCGCTACCCGCGTCGCGGCCGCCGACGAAATCGCTTGCATCCCGCCGGTAAGCGGCGGCTAA
- a CDS encoding FAD-binding and (Fe-S)-binding domain-containing protein produces MDPERERIRADLRGVIDCEVLCDDLSLQMYSTDASIFEVKPLAVIRPRRAQEVVACVRYANDNKIPVHARGSGSGLAGESLGPGIVIDFAHALRRVIEYGEHAVRVQPGVILAQLNRQLAELGQIFGPDPANRAIATMGGVLSVDASGSHWLLHGSARDHVESLQVILANGDQVEFGPEPVEAALEGDSNKARICAGLVDILQRNKALIEKHAPATAVNCAGYQLDGVLENGTLDVSKLLVGSEGTLGLITEATLRVSPRVKHRGLVLLFFEKLDLAAKAALEIPALGASACDLLDRRVLAIARETDRRYLNLFPTEAEAMLLVEMPGESTSEVQDRLNHTVDRIRRRRRWAFHAIVTTSPEEVGVYWELARRIAPILYRLKGTTRPLPYFEDLAIPPQKLPEFLTTAQNVLKRHHVTASLFAHAGQGQLHIRPLLNLADPDDVTRMQQVASELYDEVLKIRGTISGQNGDGLSRTPYLERQFGPLYTVFQEVKRLFDPAGVLNPDKKIVATPRPLESLIRPVTVVTQSENGEALPVRRGIRDEQLTLAWSTEEMGSAVRACNGCARCRTSGADARMCPIFRFEPKEEASPRAKANLLRGVLTGQVAPEEMATEPFRKIVDLCVNCHQCRVECPATVDIPKIVTEVKAQYYETNGLSFSDSVLAKIDRWAAWGHFFRPLANWAIRNRGARWLLEKIFGIAQGRKLPLFARRSFLRLAQRRRLSRPTRRSGRKVFYFVDMYANLFDPQLAEALVSILEHNGVAVYVHLGQMPSAMPAISLGAIPPAQKAAQQNLRLLAEAVRQGYEIVATEPSAVMCLKHEYRQLLGSEEADLVANGTTEACHYIWGLHQSGELNLDFRPLHVSVGYHTPCHIRALYQESAGARLLKLVPGLQLRSIEKGCSGMAGAFGLSKKNFRSSLRAGWDMISSLRDPQIQIGSSECSACKMQMEQGTAKSTVHPLKLLAASYGLGPGLDQLAARAPHELTVS; encoded by the coding sequence ATGGATCCGGAACGGGAACGCATTCGAGCTGATCTGCGCGGCGTGATCGACTGCGAGGTCCTTTGCGACGACCTGTCGTTGCAGATGTACTCGACCGACGCCAGCATTTTTGAGGTCAAGCCGCTGGCGGTGATCCGGCCCCGTCGTGCGCAAGAAGTCGTCGCCTGCGTTCGCTACGCCAACGACAACAAGATTCCGGTCCATGCCCGCGGGTCAGGCAGCGGTCTGGCGGGCGAATCGCTCGGCCCCGGCATCGTGATCGACTTCGCCCACGCGCTGCGCCGCGTGATTGAGTATGGCGAGCATGCCGTCCGCGTGCAGCCGGGCGTCATTCTGGCGCAGCTCAATCGTCAACTGGCCGAACTGGGGCAGATCTTTGGTCCTGACCCGGCCAACCGCGCGATCGCGACCATGGGGGGCGTCTTGTCGGTCGACGCCAGCGGCAGTCACTGGCTGCTGCATGGTTCGGCCCGCGATCATGTCGAGAGCCTGCAGGTCATCCTCGCCAATGGCGACCAGGTCGAATTTGGTCCCGAGCCGGTCGAAGCGGCGCTCGAAGGCGATTCCAACAAAGCGCGGATCTGCGCCGGTCTGGTCGATATCCTGCAGCGCAACAAAGCGCTGATCGAAAAACACGCGCCGGCCACCGCCGTCAATTGCGCCGGCTATCAATTGGATGGCGTGCTGGAGAACGGCACGCTCGACGTTTCCAAGTTGCTGGTCGGCTCGGAAGGAACGCTCGGCTTGATCACCGAGGCGACGCTGCGGGTTTCGCCGCGGGTCAAGCATCGCGGCCTGGTGCTCCTCTTCTTTGAGAAGCTCGATCTAGCGGCGAAGGCGGCGCTGGAGATCCCGGCGCTAGGCGCCTCGGCGTGCGATCTGCTTGATCGACGCGTGTTGGCGATCGCCCGCGAAACTGATCGCCGCTATCTCAACCTGTTTCCGACCGAAGCCGAGGCGATGCTGTTGGTCGAAATGCCGGGCGAGTCGACCAGCGAAGTGCAGGATCGATTGAACCATACGGTCGATCGGATTCGGCGTCGCCGCCGCTGGGCGTTTCACGCGATCGTGACGACGTCGCCAGAAGAGGTGGGCGTCTATTGGGAACTGGCTCGTCGCATCGCGCCGATTTTGTATCGGCTGAAAGGAACGACGCGGCCGTTGCCCTACTTCGAGGATCTGGCGATCCCGCCGCAAAAGCTGCCGGAGTTTCTGACGACGGCGCAAAACGTCTTGAAGAGACATCATGTTACCGCGTCGCTCTTCGCGCATGCGGGTCAGGGGCAATTGCACATCCGCCCGCTGCTCAACCTGGCCGATCCCGACGATGTTACGCGAATGCAACAGGTCGCTTCAGAACTGTATGACGAAGTGCTGAAGATTCGCGGGACGATCAGCGGGCAGAATGGCGATGGGCTCAGCCGGACGCCTTATCTAGAACGGCAGTTCGGTCCGCTCTACACCGTCTTTCAAGAGGTCAAGCGGCTGTTTGATCCGGCTGGCGTGCTCAACCCCGACAAGAAAATCGTCGCCACGCCGCGTCCGCTTGAGTCGCTGATTCGTCCCGTTACGGTGGTGACGCAAAGCGAAAATGGGGAAGCGCTGCCGGTTCGCCGCGGCATTCGAGACGAACAGCTAACGCTCGCCTGGTCGACCGAAGAGATGGGATCCGCCGTGCGGGCCTGCAACGGCTGCGCCCGCTGCCGCACCAGCGGCGCCGATGCGCGGATGTGCCCGATCTTTCGCTTTGAACCGAAAGAGGAAGCGTCGCCGCGAGCGAAAGCGAACTTACTGCGCGGCGTGTTGACTGGCCAAGTCGCGCCCGAAGAGATGGCGACCGAGCCGTTCCGCAAGATCGTCGACCTATGCGTCAACTGCCATCAGTGCCGCGTCGAGTGCCCGGCGACCGTCGACATTCCCAAGATCGTCACCGAAGTCAAAGCGCAGTACTACGAAACGAACGGACTTTCGTTCAGCGATTCGGTCTTGGCGAAGATCGATCGCTGGGCGGCGTGGGGGCACTTTTTCCGGCCGCTGGCCAATTGGGCGATTCGCAATCGAGGCGCACGTTGGCTGCTGGAAAAGATCTTCGGCATCGCTCAGGGACGCAAGTTGCCGCTGTTTGCGCGGCGGTCGTTTTTGCGTCTGGCACAGCGCCGCCGGCTAAGTCGCCCGACGCGGCGCAGCGGTCGCAAGGTATTTTACTTTGTCGATATGTACGCCAACCTGTTTGATCCGCAGTTGGCCGAAGCGCTGGTGTCGATCCTGGAGCACAACGGCGTCGCCGTCTACGTTCATCTGGGGCAGATGCCGTCGGCGATGCCCGCGATCTCGCTGGGCGCCATTCCGCCGGCGCAAAAAGCGGCTCAGCAAAACCTGCGTCTGCTGGCCGAAGCGGTTCGCCAAGGTTACGAGATCGTCGCGACCGAACCTTCGGCGGTGATGTGTCTCAAGCATGAGTATCGCCAGCTGCTGGGAAGCGAAGAAGCCGATTTGGTTGCCAATGGAACGACCGAGGCGTGCCACTATATCTGGGGGCTGCATCAAAGCGGCGAGCTGAATCTCGATTTCCGACCGCTCCATGTGTCGGTCGGCTATCACACGCCGTGTCATATTCGGGCTCTCTACCAAGAGTCGGCCGGCGCCCGCCTTTTGAAGTTGGTGCCTGGGCTGCAGTTGCGCTCGATCGAAAAGGGGTGTTCCGGCATGGCAGGGGCGTTTGGCCTGTCGAAGAAAAACTTTCGCAGTAGCCTCAGAGCCGGTTGGGATATGATTTCGTCGCTGCGTGATCCGCAAATTCAAATCGGATCGTCGGAATGCAGTGCGTGTAAAATGCAGATGGAGCAGGGGACGGCGAAGTCGACCGTGCATCCCCTCAAATTGCTGGCCGCTTCCTATGGACTAGGGCCGGGGCTCGACCAATTGGCGGCCCGGGCGCCGCATGAATTGACGGTTTCGTGA
- a CDS encoding LON peptidase substrate-binding domain-containing protein has product MASASEYPIRLFPLPNLVLFPGVLQPLYIFESRYRELLEQAKADDGQIAMALLKPGWQQQYEASPPSYDVVCIGEIVACQTHDDGTSNILLRGNRRAKIVREIDSPGSFRTAMVEDLPGAATQGTNAASAVAARLKSALAKTEFAQMFEQPSLGANPSLDVLSDAVAYALPWPLLMKQQLLAETNAIQRGESLISWLAQSASDAPEIGRPTFPLRASVN; this is encoded by the coding sequence ATGGCTTCCGCGTCCGAGTATCCAATTCGACTCTTTCCACTGCCGAACCTGGTCTTATTTCCCGGCGTCCTGCAGCCGCTCTATATCTTTGAGTCGCGGTATCGGGAACTGCTCGAACAGGCGAAAGCGGACGACGGACAAATTGCCATGGCGCTGCTCAAGCCCGGTTGGCAGCAGCAATACGAAGCGAGTCCCCCTTCGTACGATGTCGTCTGCATCGGGGAGATCGTCGCCTGTCAAACGCATGACGACGGTACATCCAACATCCTGCTACGAGGTAATCGCCGGGCGAAAATCGTGCGCGAGATCGACTCACCAGGCTCATTTCGGACGGCGATGGTCGAGGATTTGCCGGGCGCAGCGACCCAGGGAACCAACGCTGCGAGCGCCGTCGCGGCAAGGCTGAAAAGCGCCCTTGCCAAGACCGAGTTCGCGCAGATGTTTGAGCAGCCGTCCTTGGGCGCCAATCCATCTTTGGACGTCCTGAGCGACGCCGTCGCCTACGCGCTTCCCTGGCCGCTGCTGATGAAACAACAGCTGCTGGCCGAGACCAACGCGATCCAGCGGGGCGAATCGCTGATCAGCTGGCTCGCGCAATCGGCCAGCGACGCGCCAGAGATCGGACGGCCCACCTTTCCGCTGCGGGCCAGCGTCAACTGA
- a CDS encoding SHD1 domain-containing protein, with translation MSQSMKIAFLLATIIATGLTGNAQARIWVDSEGRSVDAEFVKFEGNTVHLRRNDDNSMIEVTYSKFSEADKRLLTVLREQVEAAMSSDADDAPADYAASVGKSGASAKSDISEADARRELSRTRKWTDEDGNQIQAKFVRMHDGNVILLQGNKGHNVDFYTLSDIDQEFLREQMEALGQGDDVPPVMVKTIEPNIGTNNAVAGTPPGMSNFPGQFGPQGMSRPPGFTGSRPPGFSSPPGISNPPGFSRPPGLPSPSSVASMPSMPRGSSISSSEPPRIASNTPSRVGAPSYDPWAGSSAAKNSAPPKTSHLPSMRPPSTPAPSIPETATTSPPMSVPEVNIPGPQLEMVWECKTCGTQFDTVEKPSFCHFCTSIKIGGGILLALVGAAIKGAMSS, from the coding sequence ATGTCACAGAGCATGAAGATCGCATTTTTGCTCGCTACGATCATTGCGACTGGGCTTACGGGCAACGCTCAGGCGCGGATTTGGGTCGACTCCGAAGGACGTTCGGTCGACGCAGAATTCGTCAAATTCGAGGGGAACACCGTTCATCTACGTCGCAACGACGACAACTCGATGATCGAGGTGACCTACTCCAAATTCAGCGAAGCGGACAAGCGCCTCCTTACGGTGCTGCGCGAGCAGGTCGAAGCGGCGATGTCGTCCGACGCCGATGATGCGCCGGCCGATTATGCCGCTAGCGTCGGCAAGAGCGGCGCGAGCGCCAAGAGCGATATCTCGGAAGCGGACGCTCGTCGCGAATTGAGCCGAACCCGCAAATGGACCGACGAAGATGGCAATCAAATCCAGGCCAAATTCGTCCGGATGCACGACGGGAACGTGATCCTGTTGCAAGGCAACAAGGGACACAACGTCGACTTCTACACCCTCAGCGACATCGATCAAGAATTCCTGCGAGAGCAAATGGAAGCGCTGGGCCAAGGGGACGATGTCCCGCCGGTCATGGTGAAAACGATCGAGCCCAACATCGGTACCAATAACGCGGTCGCCGGCACGCCGCCAGGCATGTCGAACTTCCCTGGCCAGTTTGGTCCGCAAGGGATGTCGCGTCCGCCCGGATTTACTGGATCTCGCCCGCCCGGTTTTTCGTCGCCGCCCGGCATCTCGAATCCACCTGGGTTTTCGCGGCCACCGGGGCTGCCATCGCCTAGTTCCGTCGCGTCGATGCCTTCAATGCCGCGCGGCTCATCGATCAGTTCCAGCGAGCCGCCGCGGATCGCCTCGAACACGCCATCGCGCGTAGGTGCACCAAGCTACGATCCTTGGGCCGGCAGCAGCGCCGCCAAGAATTCGGCGCCTCCTAAGACGTCGCACTTGCCGTCGATGCGGCCGCCGTCGACGCCTGCTCCGTCGATTCCCGAAACGGCAACCACGAGCCCGCCGATGAGCGTCCCCGAAGTCAACATCCCGGGACCGCAGCTTGAGATGGTTTGGGAATGCAAAACGTGCGGTACCCAATTCGACACGGTCGAGAAGCCGTCCTTCTGCCATTTCTGCACGTCGATCAAGATCGGCGGCGGAATCCTGTTGGCGCTGGTTGGCGCCGCGATCAAGGGGGCGATGAGCAGCTAG
- a CDS encoding AAA family ATPase, giving the protein MDVASIAKKIIANSERVIMGKRQQIVFSLVAWLAEGHVLMEDVPGVAKTMLARTLAKSVGCTLKRVQCTPDLLPTDVTGASIFNQKTSEFQFRAGPIFANIVLADEINRTTPRTQAALLEAMAESRVTVDGTTHTLNPPFLVIATQNPIDHEGTFPLPEAQLDRFLMKFSLGYPNIDDEMKMLGALESGNPLDAIGPVVSSEELVACQQAVRSIHLDDKVRRYILELVHQSRKHEHLALGGSPRASIALFRASQALAAILGRKFVSPDDVKRILAPVMTHRMILKPESRLRKITATEVLEDIATAVPAPVLDMEARV; this is encoded by the coding sequence ATGGACGTCGCTTCGATCGCTAAGAAAATCATCGCCAATTCAGAACGCGTCATCATGGGAAAGCGACAGCAGATCGTCTTCTCGCTGGTCGCCTGGCTGGCCGAAGGACATGTGCTGATGGAAGACGTCCCCGGCGTCGCCAAGACCATGCTAGCACGCACATTAGCCAAGAGCGTCGGCTGCACGCTGAAGCGGGTGCAGTGTACGCCCGACCTATTGCCAACCGATGTGACCGGCGCGTCGATCTTCAATCAGAAGACGAGCGAGTTTCAATTTCGGGCTGGGCCGATCTTCGCCAACATCGTCTTGGCCGACGAAATCAACCGCACGACGCCCCGCACGCAAGCGGCGCTGTTAGAGGCGATGGCCGAATCGCGAGTCACCGTCGATGGCACGACGCATACGCTCAACCCGCCGTTTCTGGTGATCGCGACGCAGAACCCCATTGATCATGAAGGGACGTTCCCGCTGCCTGAAGCGCAGCTCGACCGCTTTCTGATGAAGTTTAGTCTTGGCTATCCGAACATCGACGACGAGATGAAAATGCTCGGCGCGCTCGAAAGCGGCAATCCGCTCGATGCGATTGGCCCGGTCGTTTCGTCGGAAGAACTGGTCGCCTGCCAACAAGCGGTTCGCTCGATTCATCTCGACGACAAGGTGCGTCGCTACATTTTGGAACTCGTTCACCAGTCGCGCAAGCATGAGCACCTGGCGCTCGGCGGCAGTCCTCGCGCTTCGATCGCGCTGTTCCGCGCGTCACAGGCTTTGGCCGCAATTCTGGGGCGTAAATTCGTCTCGCCTGACGACGTCAAACGGATCTTGGCGCCGGTGATGACCCACCGCATGATCCTGAAGCCCGAAAGTCGCCTCCGCAAAATCACTGCCACCGAAGTGCTGGAAGACATCGCCACCGCGGTACCAGCGCCGGTGCTTGATATGGAGGCCCGGGTGTAG
- a CDS encoding DUF58 domain-containing protein, translating to MRWFVGAILILVISSLFGLSLLVYSMYALLAVMTASRLLTRYWSHHLSIHRTVNRLEVEEGHSIAVNVTVTNTGALPIPWLLVEDTLPRRATMYRPPALETSGDRITLASLGPRKSKSFYYQLRCNRRGYFPIGPAMLETGDLFGLYRLFRVLAPPEYLQVLPKVIPLDGFDIASRRPMGEIKMTHRLFEDPTRIAGVRAYQAGDPINRVNWAATARTGTLHSKVYEPSSIAGATIVLDFHQESFAKQHEPIRSEMAISLAVAIAGAVQETGQQVGLVTNARDAAERMKRETLATTEVKSRAEARSAAIVEKGNDHLVPQVVQTRRGGEQMALIRKMLARAELTDGLTLAQLITETVSRIPRDATVIAVLTESTVETALALGNLRRSGFTVTAIINIFDEYEFAQAAGKLLAEGIRCRQLNNLDNISTICQEQAYSWF from the coding sequence GTGCGCTGGTTTGTCGGCGCCATCCTGATTCTCGTCATCTCGTCCCTGTTCGGACTGAGCCTGCTCGTCTATTCGATGTACGCGCTGTTGGCGGTGATGACCGCCAGCCGGTTATTGACCCGCTATTGGTCGCATCACCTGTCGATCCACCGGACCGTGAATCGCCTGGAAGTGGAAGAAGGTCATTCGATCGCCGTCAACGTCACGGTGACCAATACCGGAGCGCTGCCGATTCCGTGGCTGCTGGTCGAAGATACGCTCCCTCGCCGCGCGACGATGTATCGCCCACCTGCCCTGGAAACGAGCGGCGACCGGATCACGCTCGCTTCGCTTGGCCCGCGCAAGTCGAAGTCGTTTTACTATCAACTCCGCTGCAACCGTCGCGGGTATTTTCCGATCGGCCCAGCGATGCTGGAGACGGGCGATCTGTTCGGGCTGTATCGCTTGTTTCGGGTTCTCGCGCCGCCTGAGTACCTGCAGGTGTTGCCGAAGGTGATCCCGCTCGACGGGTTCGACATCGCATCGCGGCGGCCGATGGGCGAAATCAAGATGACCCACCGGCTGTTTGAAGATCCGACCCGCATTGCCGGCGTCCGGGCCTATCAAGCGGGCGATCCGATCAACCGGGTCAACTGGGCGGCGACCGCCCGCACCGGCACGCTGCACAGCAAGGTCTACGAACCGTCGAGCATCGCCGGCGCCACGATCGTGCTCGATTTCCACCAAGAAAGTTTCGCCAAGCAGCATGAACCGATTCGCTCGGAAATGGCGATCTCGCTGGCGGTGGCGATTGCCGGCGCGGTGCAAGAGACCGGTCAGCAAGTCGGCCTGGTCACCAATGCCCGCGACGCCGCCGAGCGGATGAAGCGAGAAACGCTGGCGACGACCGAAGTCAAAAGCCGCGCCGAGGCCCGCTCGGCCGCAATTGTTGAAAAAGGAAACGACCATCTTGTGCCGCAAGTCGTGCAAACCCGCCGCGGCGGCGAGCAAATGGCGCTAATTCGCAAGATGTTGGCCCGGGCCGAACTGACCGACGGCCTGACGCTTGCGCAGCTGATTACCGAAACGGTCAGTCGCATTCCTCGCGATGCGACCGTAATCGCCGTGCTGACCGAATCGACGGTCGAAACGGCGCTGGCGCTCGGCAACTTGCGCCGCTCGGGCTTTACCGTCACTGCGATCATCAACATTTTTGACGAATACGAATTCGCCCAGGCCGCCGGCAAACTATTGGCCGAGGGGATTCGTTGCCGCCAACTGAACAATCTCGACAACATCAGCACCATTTGCCAGGAACAGGCGTACTCGTGGTTCTAA
- a CDS encoding DUF4129 domain-containing protein, with protein MSKRQTELDYAVIAINPALIMLLVGSLVLFLLELFYGGPYIGRLQFILGDFVFASVLLARLTIEEGFEKSGRLGGIFAFVMLLALWRFVPDAVWLGLILLLVIWWCANRLTYDCTLVDDSRDTSQKGLMQWIGADFDSLGGEEKAEQNPVATATESPEAEPEKKRNWLWDVLDPTSTRFAPGVWIIYFSMAALPLFGLGQAFEPSGDSSLRWRLFLYLFTYVASALGLLMSTSFLSLRRYLGKRNMEMPTSMAGVWLGTGAVLIAVVMLVTAILPRPHAEYEVARIPGVGDLLKRSSSQYAVGKEGTQDDKNKGTTESNDKQQAGEKQQEAGDGDQGEKSQTQTKPGDGEKQSSQGKKSDQGKSGDKKSDKNKSQSGNQKNDNSSQKQDSQNSQQKTEQKSDDGKSQDQQQSDSQKSDSQQPNSQQSDSQDSDNENKSEQQNSDNQSSQEQSPQNNAPKPSSSSSFNPLQLLGSLGYLVKLLIYAAVAIAALYFAWKYRAQIAESWAKFVDDMRKLWDLLFGRRSQPTLATVEAAPVATRAPRFPEFASPFGSAAKKRTAEQLIRYTFQALEAWGDDKGVPRDHDQTPEEYGRRLAVEFSDTEIGPLARELARHYDEIAYGSGKADRDSIDCAQRLWRNLRTAY; from the coding sequence ATGAGCAAACGGCAAACCGAACTCGACTATGCAGTCATCGCCATCAACCCGGCGTTGATCATGCTGTTGGTCGGCAGCCTGGTGTTGTTCCTGCTTGAGCTCTTCTATGGCGGGCCCTACATCGGCCGCCTGCAGTTCATCCTGGGCGACTTCGTCTTCGCCAGCGTGCTGCTTGCGCGTCTGACCATTGAAGAGGGCTTTGAAAAATCAGGGCGACTCGGCGGCATCTTTGCGTTTGTGATGCTGCTGGCGCTGTGGCGATTTGTGCCGGACGCCGTTTGGCTGGGCCTGATCCTGCTGCTAGTAATCTGGTGGTGCGCCAATCGCTTGACCTACGACTGCACGCTGGTCGACGACTCTCGCGATACGTCGCAAAAAGGGCTGATGCAGTGGATCGGCGCCGATTTTGATAGTCTCGGCGGTGAAGAGAAAGCGGAACAGAACCCGGTCGCGACAGCGACCGAATCGCCGGAAGCGGAACCTGAGAAAAAACGAAACTGGCTGTGGGACGTACTCGATCCGACGTCGACTCGCTTCGCCCCCGGCGTGTGGATCATCTACTTCTCGATGGCGGCGCTGCCGCTGTTCGGGCTCGGTCAGGCATTCGAGCCAAGCGGCGACTCCAGTCTGCGTTGGCGGTTGTTTCTCTACCTGTTTACCTACGTCGCATCGGCGCTGGGCCTGCTGATGTCGACCAGCTTCCTCAGCTTGCGGCGTTACCTGGGCAAGCGGAACATGGAGATGCCCACCTCGATGGCCGGCGTTTGGCTAGGGACTGGCGCCGTGCTGATTGCGGTGGTGATGCTGGTCACCGCGATCTTACCGCGGCCGCATGCCGAGTACGAAGTAGCCCGCATCCCCGGCGTCGGCGATCTGCTAAAGCGTTCCTCCTCGCAATACGCCGTGGGCAAAGAAGGAACGCAAGACGACAAGAACAAAGGGACGACCGAGTCGAACGATAAACAGCAAGCAGGCGAAAAACAACAAGAGGCGGGCGACGGCGATCAGGGAGAAAAGAGCCAAACCCAAACCAAGCCGGGAGACGGCGAAAAGCAATCGTCGCAGGGTAAGAAATCGGACCAGGGGAAGAGCGGCGACAAGAAGTCAGACAAGAACAAAAGCCAGTCCGGCAACCAGAAGAACGACAATTCTTCGCAGAAACAGGATTCGCAAAACTCGCAACAAAAGACCGAGCAGAAATCGGATGACGGCAAGTCGCAAGATCAACAGCAGTCGGATTCGCAAAAGTCCGACTCGCAACAGCCGAACTCCCAGCAATCCGATTCGCAAGACTCCGATAACGAAAACAAGTCGGAGCAGCAGAACAGTGACAACCAGTCGTCTCAAGAGCAGTCGCCGCAGAACAACGCTCCCAAGCCATCCTCTTCGTCATCGTTCAATCCACTCCAGCTTCTCGGCTCGCTCGGCTACTTGGTGAAGCTGTTGATCTACGCCGCCGTGGCGATCGCGGCTCTCTACTTCGCCTGGAAGTACCGGGCACAAATCGCCGAAAGCTGGGCCAAGTTTGTCGACGATATGCGCAAGCTTTGGGACTTGCTATTTGGCCGCCGCAGTCAGCCGACGTTGGCGACCGTGGAAGCGGCGCCGGTCGCCACGCGGGCTCCTCGTTTTCCGGAGTTCGCGTCGCCGTTCGGCTCTGCCGCCAAAAAGCGAACGGCCGAGCAATTGATCCGCTACACCTTCCAGGCGCTGGAAGCCTGGGGAGACGACAAAGGGGTTCCCCGCGATCACGACCAGACGCCGGAAGAATATGGCCGCCGGCTGGCCGTCGAGTTCTCCGACACCGAAATTGGGCCGCTGGCTCGGGAACTGGCCCGGCATTACGACGAGATCGCCTATGGTTCCGGCAAGGCTGATCGCGACTCGATCGACTGCGCTCAGCGGCTGTGGCGAAATCTGCGGACCGCCTACTGA
- the nth gene encoding endonuclease III, whose product MPKKISLEELKKQARRVVKQLKVDYPVAECALNYETPYQLLIATILSAQCTDARVNIVTKELFAKYPAADDIAALPIAKIEKLVQTTGFFRNKAKNIKAASQKLVDDYDGEVPQDLEALVALPGVGRKTANVVLGTAFGMPTGVVVDTHVGRLSRRMGLTAKNDAVKVEAELMELLPKKEWIQFSHRMIHHGRAICDARKPKCDDCHFAKFCPQVGVAK is encoded by the coding sequence TTGCCGAAAAAAATCTCGCTCGAAGAACTGAAAAAACAGGCCCGCCGCGTCGTCAAACAGCTGAAGGTCGACTATCCGGTCGCCGAGTGCGCCCTGAACTACGAAACGCCGTATCAGCTGCTGATCGCGACGATTCTTTCGGCCCAGTGTACCGACGCTCGGGTCAACATTGTGACCAAAGAGCTGTTCGCCAAGTATCCGGCCGCCGACGATATCGCGGCGCTGCCGATCGCAAAAATTGAGAAGTTGGTGCAAACCACCGGTTTTTTTCGGAACAAGGCGAAAAACATCAAGGCCGCCTCGCAGAAGCTGGTCGACGATTACGACGGCGAAGTTCCGCAAGATCTCGAGGCGCTGGTCGCCCTGCCGGGCGTCGGGCGGAAAACGGCCAATGTTGTGCTGGGAACCGCGTTCGGCATGCCGACCGGGGTGGTCGTCGACACGCACGTTGGGCGTTTAAGCCGCCGCATGGGGCTGACGGCGAAGAACGACGCCGTCAAAGTCGAAGCGGAATTGATGGAACTGCTGCCGAAAAAAGAATGGATTCAGTTCTCGCACCGGATGATTCATCACGGCCGAGCGATCTGCGACGCCAGAAAGCCGAAATGCGACGACTGCCATTTCGCCAAGTTCTGCCCTCAAGTGGGGGTTGCGAAGTAG